In Coleofasciculus sp. FACHB-1120, one genomic interval encodes:
- a CDS encoding cytochrome c biogenesis protein CcdA gives MIESLQTQLYELSEFANSLVFIQLQHLSIISIGIIFAAGLLTSLTPCMLSMLPITLGYIGGYETKSRLQAAAQATWFSLGLATTLAGLGILAALLGNVYGQVGFGLPILVSILAIAMGLNLLEALPLPLPAWGGIEWISKELPEGVRSYLIGLTFGMVASPCSTPVLGTLLGWVATTQDMVLGAVLLLSYTAGYVAPLIVAGTFTASIKKLLELRQWSSWITPVSGVLLVGFGVFSLLSRIPIG, from the coding sequence ATGATTGAAAGTCTGCAAACCCAGCTTTACGAACTCAGTGAATTTGCCAACAGTCTCGTTTTCATCCAGCTGCAACATCTCAGCATTATCAGTATTGGCATTATCTTTGCAGCCGGGTTGCTCACCAGTTTGACCCCCTGTATGCTTTCCATGTTGCCCATCACCCTTGGCTACATTGGGGGCTATGAAACTAAAAGCCGCCTCCAAGCAGCTGCCCAAGCAACCTGGTTTTCCTTAGGATTAGCAACAACGTTGGCAGGGCTTGGTATCTTAGCGGCGTTGCTAGGGAACGTCTACGGTCAAGTGGGATTTGGTTTGCCGATCCTTGTGAGCATTCTCGCGATCGCAATGGGGCTAAATTTACTAGAAGCTTTGCCCCTTCCGTTGCCTGCGTGGGGTGGGATAGAGTGGATTTCCAAAGAATTACCAGAGGGAGTGCGTTCCTATCTGATTGGTCTAACTTTTGGGATGGTTGCGTCCCCGTGCAGTACTCCCGTGTTAGGAACCTTACTGGGTTGGGTTGCCACAACGCAAGACATGGTGTTAGGTGCAGTCTTGCTGCTATCCTACACAGCAGGTTATGTGGCACCGTTGATTGTGGCAGGAACTTTTACAGCCTCGATTAAGAAGTTGCTGGAGTTGCGCCAGTGGTCGAGTTGGATTACACCCGTTAGTGGTGTGCTTTTAGTTGGCTTTGGGGTATTTTCGCTGCTGTCTCGGATTCCAATTGGTTAA